The Salegentibacter mishustinae genomic interval AGAAATGTTAATCACAAGATAATTTTCAAACATTTGGCTACCTTTATTTTCCTAACCAAAACACTTTAGTTATGATTAAAATCTTAGGAATTATCTTAACCGTTGGCGGTGCAATTGCACTGGTAATGGGAATTCTTGGAATTTTTGGGAGTATTGCCCTTATGTTAAGCCCCTGGGCATTGGCTATCATTGGTTTTATTTTCTTTATTTCGGGTATTTCCCTAATTAAAAGAAGGAAGGATACCGAAGATATTCAAGCAGAAAAAAAAGCTTAAAACCAGTTTTTTATAAAAGAAAAAAAGGTGCCCATTGCGAGGCACCTTTTTTATGAACAGTAATATATAATAAAGATTGGTGTTAGTCTACATTATCGTGTAAAAAGGAATTATTTCTTCTAAAGTGAAGATCATCATTATCGTCCTGCCCAAGGGTAGTTCTAGATAACTTTCCTTCTCCTTTATCGTTTTTATCCAAATCTACTCCCTGTCTTTTATAAGCAGGTTGCTTTTCAATCTCGTCAATTTGGGCTGCATTACTTCTAAATTTGTAATTAAACTCCTTCATTTTAGCCCTGCGCTCTGCTGCACGTTCTATAAGCACTTCAGAAATTGGGTTATTAAACGGATCTTCCTCCCCGTGCTCTTCCTGCTTTTTTTCAGGATTTTGAGGTTCTGGTTTCACCGTTTTCTTTTCAAAAGCAATTGTTTCATCTTTTGGCTCCTCTTTCTTTTTGGCCTGGGGTTTTGAGCTATCTAAAGATTGCTCAAATTCCATATAATCATCCAGGCTGTAACGCTTAACTCCACGTGTAGAACTCTCGGTTACCGGAACAATTTCTACAGGTTCATTTACCTCTATATTCTTAGACTCATCTTCTTCAAGCTGATGTCTAATTTCTTGCTTTCTTTCCTGTTGTGGCTGTTGTGGTCTGGATTGTGGTTGTTGCTGCTGTTGTTGTTTTGGCTGCTCCCGTTGAGGCTCTTCTTTCTTTTCCTGGTTTATAGGAAAATCGAAAGTGAACATAAACTGATCTTCATTATTATCCTGAACCTCTTCCGGCTCATTAACATCCATCTTCTTTACTTCTTCTGAAGTATCATTAATAATAAAATCGTCGGGATTTATTTCTTCATAAGAAACTTCCATATTCCTCGCCGAAGGTGGCGTTTGCAATAATTCTTCTTCTTTATTCTGAATATTTCCCAATTCGTCTACCTCTTCTACACTATCATCTAAAGTATGAACGATAGGTTTTTCTGGTTCCTGCGCTTTTGGTTCTTCTTGCTGAGGCTCTTCCACCCTTTGGTTGAATTCAGGATAAGAACGGGTTTTCTTCGGATTTAAATTTTGTTCCGCTTTCTGGTCGTCCTCCAGCGTGTGGATTATTTTTTTGGTTTCGGTATTTACAATTTCGTTTTGCTGTTCTACGTTAAATCCCGTGGCAATAATTGTAACCGAGATCGCTTCATCTAAAGCTTCATCTTCACCCACACCCATAATAATATTGGCACTGTGACCGGCTTCAGCCTGAATATGATCGTTGATTTCCCCTATTTCATCAATAGTAATTTCCTCAGAACCCGAAACGATTAGCAGTAATACGTTTTGAGCACCGGTAATCTTATTATCGTTCAATAAAGGAGAATCCAGAGCTTTACTAATAGCATCCTGCGCCCTGGTAGCACCTGTAGCCTGGGCAGATCCCATTATTGCAGTACCACTATTGCTCAATACTGTTTTAGCATCCCTAAGGTCAATGTTTTGCGTGTAGTGATGCGTTATTACTTCAGCAATACCTCTAGAGGCAGTTGCTAAAACCTCATCGGCTTTAGAGAAACCGGCTTTAAAGCCGAGGTTACCGTAAACCTCACGCAATTTATTATTGTTGATCACAATTAAAGAATCAACGTGATTTCTTAGGTTTTCTACCCCAAGTTGAGCTTGCTCGTTTCTCATTTTCCCTTCAAACTGAAAAGGAATGGTCACGATCCCAACCGTAAGGATATCCATATCTTTAGCTTGTTTCGCAATTACCGGTGCGGCACCTGTACCGGTACCACCGCCCATACCTGCGGTAATAAATACCATCTTGGTATTTACATCAAGCATTTGTTTAATTTCGTCAAAACTTTCTACTGCTGCCTGCTCCCCAATATGTGGGTTAGCTCCGGCCCCTAAACCTTCTGTTAAGCTAACACCTAATTGTATTTTGTTGGGAACTGAGCTGTTATCAAGGGCTTGCGCATCGGTATTGCAAACCACAAAATCTACACCTTTTATCCCTAACTGGAACATATGGTTTATGGCATTGCTGCCTCCACCACCAACACCAATAACCTTAATGACGTTCGATTGATTCTTTGGCAAATCGAATGCAATGTTGTCGAATTCTGTACTGCTCATAAATTCTGTTTTACTGGTTCTATCTTTTACTCACTAAGTGAGTTTTATTATGCTTCGACGCTTCCGTCGAAATGTCTTTATTTTAATTTTAATCCTCTTAGACTTGCCTAGAGGTATTTTACTCTGCGTTATCTAAAAAATCTTTAAACTTCTCTGCCCATTTATCGAAAATACTCTTCTTGGGCGGTCCTTTTGAAGCTTCGGGATCTTGTTTCAAATCTTCACCTTCCGGTGGATTTTGCTCAAAATCTTCCTGTAATTCTGCTTCTTCTTTTTCTCTTTCTTCTTTGCTCTTCAGCACTACTTCTTCCTGAAACTTCTTTTCGCCGTGTTCCAGGCTATTCATTACCAAACCGACCGCGGTAGCATAAACCGGACTGGTAGTTTCGGTATCGTTATTTCCTGCCAGGTGCTCGTTTGGATAACCAATTCTTGTATCCATCCCGGTGATGTATTCGGCAAGTTGTTTTAGATGCTTCAACTGTGCGCCACCTCCGGTTAAAACCATCCCGGCAATCAATTTTTTCTTTTGCTCTTCGTGCCCGTAGTTTTTAATTTCAAGGTAAACCTGCTCAATAATCTCTACTACACGGGCGTGGATTATTTTTGAAAGATTCTTTAAGGTAATTTCCTTAGGCTCTCTTCCACGCAAACCAGGAATAGAAACAATTTCATTGTCTTTATTTTCTCCCGGCCAGGCAGAACCGAATTTTATTTTTAGCAATTCAGCCTGCTTTTCTATAATTGAACATCCTTCTTTGATGTCTTCGGTAATCACATTTCCTCCAAAAGGAATTACCGCGGTATGTCTAATTATTCCGTCTTTAAAAATCGCTAAATCGGTAGTTCCGCCACCAATATCTATAAGTGCAACTCCGGCTTCCTTTTCTTCCTGACTCAATACTGCATTAGCTGAAGCCAATGGCTCTAAAGTCACTGCTGAAAGTTCTAAACCGGCACTTTTCACACATCTTCCAATATTTCTAATGGAAGAAACCTGGCCAACCACTACGTGGAAATTAGCTTCTAATCTTCCGCCATACATTCCAATAGGCTCCTTGATCTCTGCCTGCCCGTCTACCTTGAATTCCTGGGGTAAAACATGAATAATTTCCTCGCCTGGCAGCATTACCAACTTATGAACCTGATTGCAAAGACTATGAATATCATCGGCATCAATTACCTCTTCAGGATTTGTCCTGGTTATGTAATCGCTGTGTTGCAGGCTTCTTATATGCTGGCCCGCAATACCAACTACAATATCACTTATCTTTAAACCGGAATCTGCTTCCGCTTCCTGAATAGCCTGTTGTATAGACTGAATGGTTTGAGTGATATTATTCACTACTCCACGGTGCACGCCAAGGCTTTTGGATTTCCCAATACCTACGATCTCCACTTTTCCATACTCGTTCTTACGCCCAATCATGGCCACAATCTTTGTGGTCCCAATATCTAATCCTACGGCTATGTCGCTGTGTTCCATAATTTACTTTTTAGTGCAAACAACCTGATCTCCAAATTGTAAATTCACTTTTTTGTAGGTCTCTAATTTCTCGTCTTGTAAAGCTTTTTTATAAAATGCTTTAAAATTATTCAACTTCAGGGCTATATTTTCGGCCTTCCCGAAATAAACCTTAAAATCCAGTTTTCTCATTTGTAACTCAAATTTATTCCCAGGTAAACGCCTTACGCCGGTTATATGTTGAGTTAAAAATTTATCCTGCTGAATATATGATACCAGCGGGTATACTTTCTCTATATTACTTGAATCTATATCTAACAATAACGGCACCCGAGCCGAATAGTAGGGTGACAAAGGCATTTCAAGCCCATTTTTATCTAAATAAAACGAAGAGCTTCCTACTATTCTGCCAATAGGTTTACGCTGACTTATTTTAGTTTGGAGTTTCCCATCCAGACTTAAAAAAGCTTCAGCATTTTCTATCATATCGTGATTATTCAAAAGGCGCTCTACCCTATTCAAATCTAAAATTTCTTTATCTATGCCCGCCGCCGCTACATCATTTTGTATCAACAACTTATTAACCGCTTCCTCGGTCACATATAGGTTTTCACCTGCTATAAATTGCACCTTAACTTCGCTTACTTTTCGAGCATTATTGCGTTTTTCAGCAAAACCGAAAAGAAAAGCCACTAAAATCACCAAAACAGGTAGTTTTATGTACTTAAGTTTATGCTTCATCTTGCAATGCAATTTTTACAGATTCCACTTCTTCTCCAATACTACCGGCGCCCATAAGCACCACAACTTCCGGATTTGATCTTTTTATTTCTTCCGCAATATTTTCTATCTGAATTAATTTCTTTTTTGAATTCTCAACTTTCTCTAAAAGCCAGCTTGAAGTAACCCCTTCAATTGGCATTTCTCGCGCTGGATAAATATCCAGCAACATCAATTCATCAAACAAAGACAGGCTTTCAGCAAAATCATCAACAAAATCTTTAGTTCTGCTGAATAAATGCGGTTGAAAAACTGCCAAAACCTTCTTCCCGGGATGCATTTCCCTTATGGCCTGGTTCACTGCAGCGATCTCTGCCGGATGATGCGCATAATCGTCTATAAGCACCAGCTTATCTGACTTAATTTTATAAGAAAATCTACGTTTCACACCCTTAAAACTATATAGCGCCCTGGCTAGCTTGGGGATTGGGGATCCATATTGGATAGCCATCGCCAGGGCGGTTATAGCATTTAGCAAATTGTGTTTGCCGGGTAGATTAAACTTAAAATCTTCTAGAACTCCGTTAGGAGTTTTTAGATCAAAATGATACGTCCCATTTTCGATCTTTATATTTTGTGCCGAATAATCGGCGTTGTCTTCTATTCCAAAAGTAATTCCCTCCAGCGGCAAGCCATTTTTCACAAATAGTGTTCCGTCTTCTGGCACGAGAGCGGCAAATTGCCTGAAGGTGTCTTCCAGCTCCTCTTTTTTACCATAAATATCCAAATGATCGGCATCCATAGAGGTTACCGCTGCAATGTTTGGGGAAAGTTGAAGAAAAGATCTATCGAACTCGTCGGCTTCCACCACGATAACTTCTTCACCTTTAAGAATTAAATTGCTTTGAATATCCTCACTTATTCCGCCTAAAAACCCGGTTACTTTCGCATCGGTTTCTTTAAGTAAATGTCCTAAAATTGCCGTAGTGGTCGTTTTACCGTGAGTTCCACCCACGGCCAATGTTGTTTTTCCTTTAGAGATCAATCCGAGTAAAGCGGCTCTTTTCTTTAGGTTAAAATCATTATTCTTAAAATAAACCAGTTGCGTGTGAGCAGCAGGAACTGCGGGTGTATAAACCACAAGTGTATTTTCTTTCTGCATAAAGTCAGCAGGAACAGCACTTAAATTTTCATCATAAACCACAACTATACCTTCAGCCTCCAGCGTTCTGGTAAGCGAAGTTGAAGTCTTATCGTAACCGGCTACATTTTTTCCCTGGAATTTAAAGTAACGCGCCAGCGCACTCATCCCAATACCGCCAATACCGATAAAGTAAATGTTTTGTATGTGGTTTAAATACTGCATTTATATTTTTAATCTCACTTTTCTGTCCCGAATTATCGGGACATTTCAGAATCTATTTCTCTTTATATTTTATTCAATCAATTTTTCAATTTCGTCTACAATCCTTGCGGTTGCATTTGGCAAGGCCAGTTTCTTTATATTTTCTCCTAATTCTTTTTGCTTTTCTTCGGAAGCCATTAATGCGAAAAACTCGGTTTCAAATTTTTCATCCAGCTCATTTTCCTTCAACATCATCGCTGCATTTTTCTTTACTACTGCCAGTGCATTTTTAGCCTGGTGGTCTTCAGCTACATTTGGAGATGGCACAAAAAGCACCGGTT includes:
- the ftsZ gene encoding cell division protein FtsZ, producing the protein MSSTEFDNIAFDLPKNQSNVIKVIGVGGGGSNAINHMFQLGIKGVDFVVCNTDAQALDNSSVPNKIQLGVSLTEGLGAGANPHIGEQAAVESFDEIKQMLDVNTKMVFITAGMGGGTGTGAAPVIAKQAKDMDILTVGIVTIPFQFEGKMRNEQAQLGVENLRNHVDSLIVINNNKLREVYGNLGFKAGFSKADEVLATASRGIAEVITHHYTQNIDLRDAKTVLSNSGTAIMGSAQATGATRAQDAISKALDSPLLNDNKITGAQNVLLLIVSGSEEITIDEIGEINDHIQAEAGHSANIIMGVGEDEALDEAISVTIIATGFNVEQQNEIVNTETKKIIHTLEDDQKAEQNLNPKKTRSYPEFNQRVEEPQQEEPKAQEPEKPIVHTLDDSVEEVDELGNIQNKEEELLQTPPSARNMEVSYEEINPDDFIINDTSEEVKKMDVNEPEEVQDNNEDQFMFTFDFPINQEKKEEPQREQPKQQQQQQPQSRPQQPQQERKQEIRHQLEEDESKNIEVNEPVEIVPVTESSTRGVKRYSLDDYMEFEQSLDSSKPQAKKKEEPKDETIAFEKKTVKPEPQNPEKKQEEHGEEDPFNNPISEVLIERAAERRAKMKEFNYKFRSNAAQIDEIEKQPAYKRQGVDLDKNDKGEGKLSRTTLGQDDNDDLHFRRNNSFLHDNVD
- the ftsA gene encoding cell division protein FtsA encodes the protein MEHSDIAVGLDIGTTKIVAMIGRKNEYGKVEIVGIGKSKSLGVHRGVVNNITQTIQSIQQAIQEAEADSGLKISDIVVGIAGQHIRSLQHSDYITRTNPEEVIDADDIHSLCNQVHKLVMLPGEEIIHVLPQEFKVDGQAEIKEPIGMYGGRLEANFHVVVGQVSSIRNIGRCVKSAGLELSAVTLEPLASANAVLSQEEKEAGVALIDIGGGTTDLAIFKDGIIRHTAVIPFGGNVITEDIKEGCSIIEKQAELLKIKFGSAWPGENKDNEIVSIPGLRGREPKEITLKNLSKIIHARVVEIIEQVYLEIKNYGHEEQKKKLIAGMVLTGGGAQLKHLKQLAEYITGMDTRIGYPNEHLAGNNDTETTSPVYATAVGLVMNSLEHGEKKFQEEVVLKSKEEREKEEAELQEDFEQNPPEGEDLKQDPEASKGPPKKSIFDKWAEKFKDFLDNAE
- a CDS encoding cell division protein FtsQ/DivIB yields the protein MKHKLKYIKLPVLVILVAFLFGFAEKRNNARKVSEVKVQFIAGENLYVTEEAVNKLLIQNDVAAAGIDKEILDLNRVERLLNNHDMIENAEAFLSLDGKLQTKISQRKPIGRIVGSSSFYLDKNGLEMPLSPYYSARVPLLLDIDSSNIEKVYPLVSYIQQDKFLTQHITGVRRLPGNKFELQMRKLDFKVYFGKAENIALKLNNFKAFYKKALQDEKLETYKKVNLQFGDQVVCTKK
- the murC gene encoding UDP-N-acetylmuramate--L-alanine ligase, giving the protein MQYLNHIQNIYFIGIGGIGMSALARYFKFQGKNVAGYDKTSTSLTRTLEAEGIVVVYDENLSAVPADFMQKENTLVVYTPAVPAAHTQLVYFKNNDFNLKKRAALLGLISKGKTTLAVGGTHGKTTTTAILGHLLKETDAKVTGFLGGISEDIQSNLILKGEEVIVVEADEFDRSFLQLSPNIAAVTSMDADHLDIYGKKEELEDTFRQFAALVPEDGTLFVKNGLPLEGITFGIEDNADYSAQNIKIENGTYHFDLKTPNGVLEDFKFNLPGKHNLLNAITALAMAIQYGSPIPKLARALYSFKGVKRRFSYKIKSDKLVLIDDYAHHPAEIAAVNQAIREMHPGKKVLAVFQPHLFSRTKDFVDDFAESLSLFDELMLLDIYPAREMPIEGVTSSWLLEKVENSKKKLIQIENIAEEIKRSNPEVVVLMGAGSIGEEVESVKIALQDEA